A stretch of the Perca fluviatilis chromosome 17, GENO_Pfluv_1.0, whole genome shotgun sequence genome encodes the following:
- the cplane1 gene encoding ciliogenesis and planar polarity effector 1 isoform X3 produces the protein MELTLDVVLSSSIKRKKPWPRFCWLGKEKESVFLLDDKRISEINMVSGRTKKRTPKLHPLLNSVVTMASSNNGMWLCGLLVSGELFLWNRDKDLLKTAAAVPEVVQITTAVQGNASRLSLHVSGDGMRVLLVAITGQVFLWECIDVRDLTGVRDGIVEGHWAHIQPVEDSILPSSKDKEASHHTIFAKTECMGDACLSAFVFTSGKKLIITFLKIQWEDGHVKVGSVGYSIQWATKTYPMSRLKPPCQPVKSRGALVPAFSPDGRLIAIVLNQRQPKATQVLFVSTQNFVSISSGLGGCGSKKIEIPSKYIRSYWVSSVSWSPGGLFLACVLKRGSLLMLARLGGLLTLTSCGCNVDFGPAHFLPLHPLVTYRAPMSADKEAASLSSSSLSVQDVLRQRYSVTWHPRLMYLIVSDGYMATVMRVLDRPSPALLLTTLLKDTSMDLEKASRILDKSQIHVRAWLESLSCLNLDSSLVTRGPNTADSVISAATDGSTLPLFLQDQGTLGGTKELLEKVQTFFEDDSDVDGPPAGSHVEDGGRLEFASMFDTLHALDTQTDTGLTSPGYEKDFVETERKTPFLHCELGKIQTKLLTAWAFGMSLGNAVENRTRLLKHTLYCVVRFAALLHLIPRSEVHTGKKNTSVSTYLLQLLKALLSFLPWDSSHSDGSCCLGLVVELSKRLIRLLLTPHPESYQTGHCQLSSRSLSTVLLILELFSDSLDHTYSLHQRTVWSSAEKESLSQPQQLWPSDAHYVPLLQDEKEEKSSFVHQARPVPQRPSSRLLGVWQWVYKVTQQYMEELKSFKGCDGWEEEQQQVSFIMSQIQTALQATGDRLEEGPALLSYPGEHFFLCGSYPKSADTWRSQICEESNKSCDRSVFKETRLCLALLYSLFSQYRLREAQELGDHMARLILYRAGHQEDNMTCITEPLPCPWLPMDLHSDVACAVVQTLGRFMASYFTNQPLYILPPHHVAVLPPLHLPHAASVGRLVPLCQVEVARAVRQQQLSEVWTVDYAQDLLLLGGLLPETVWLAYHLGDWKTAASLSLAYTNYCADHFDFSWLRRREFHLPTALKPESIFQVELECLLGNKSDSQERRHNNGDKSFTDPSEGEDWDLLQVSIQDILKASVMAGVNVMSSPLSSSLDTAKDLCSCLPLLVPSGLYLPSPPLYCPQPSPNTQDPIGTIGQFAEVASRHKVSGVLQRLLLLLRSARCCHPAAQWYISHLRRARHVLHKIRKKYSYLSAAEEEKTFPEGLMKFVTRSGFFRQGPNKDGHLDPDTIQTIICFRELCGLCWMLHVRDQLSISCRKYQAARQHCRDEEIPVGSEVRSTCVDALRWACRFLPFSCFLNAEEILQDILLSLVSELPPLSLVADALVRAFPEEEESVRVPLREKYNSLLQRLRQCNVLEGEKQEINELMMIVIQDKFRQRRKHLGRLTRHLAPPELHLWEKKEEEEDRGSKHGMAVLRQLSLGTSLSSSTLTDCGFPPVYSDGDTVDNTSEDIAPEMHSRATTRGKKAKKVRDREHAKKTATKIESVIQEQSQPGNAKENEQPSLPVVGTWEFELEDDEYLNFLELFLSYVLEKDSADGRDSDSELPLLKCFSSQLRERELHSLTFDVLTTVHRRQRDVHHPARKHLGHDPPVFRAGCCYKPVKKDATPDLQTSSVWSEAPVSRTSLSVTSLPGMRTGRPKGLFGLRQQRHLRQGMKGGLFGSETSPIQSAFPTGQPSESVIFGSSTSVEAVIELQQGLDPKLEARFPELGRLLEWMVRWADRRLLLGHHGKKKKERGGGDGGTADEGVVIRVKASAPAVLTSLSLLEHRYTALLGTDCYSAHIRVPETQWTVAPVLQPEVDRKLERESSVDTGYPGSANTPITGLYHNLQRGELSIGSHTDEPEELTFHRTPLPNDQDQLTFDAQQRQSSSQQPSLDDLDVTPEKEGKSSDSEGMEVSSSVSNRTISGSICTPEMSLKLADLEFSENAEDLSSSTSLHSQAKRLQDPPHPEPQAHPTVQPEAAAHAEPSGSPGMLLPNTPVDPPSLQPQRSTADAPTADSTAPHQPLSNQTPQMRQRLGEDLFRLVQNINYMSLMEVLGASFSNLQLAQQSSSLAQSNMNTSHPDVPSSYATNFIPQPDASPVQTTISVPPQTQARVLDPRSNNPQFSQAPVCMFADQPATQSSGKTSPRGSQHPTIRNLPSNANGAGVNYQEMQPLSVQAVSPEIQFQESRRLIPPSQGLLATTGTSHAFHGSPVLLPSNDSIHSAPAPQVLGLKLLQLHRPPLSQQNAPHHPQGPQLLHTTTSATIETQQHKVKNHDQSTSIPKRQLSFNPPHDPTPRNSQHKSQTSERSRGQGFSLLPPALPAHTSAPMPGIRLLHFQPVPHSNTTFPKLPLPPSSRPATVIAAPWGAAPMIKLLHIESGPKMMVPEAAPSAQMTRLMSMEELTSSVIGRQIAKEARLRLLRVDPPPESARRATTFASSNSSKRQKRREENMGRTKKAEVTFRPNESIIPTQEPTNEPVNEEPAAPEEITPGQDVANFAQFGSFDSLLTGQRLLDRAVSTSAELHAFASTCKRPPECHDAFTNTDTACPPTLVDKAVSASVTLSSPRSQSSGNLQFCDKHLAQGTEETPQEPEKNLGLDGRQFISVLDLEDKDLHQDLPPCLSIRPSSPTSAQLHVLATSVIRSGDAADSQPLVTIPEDLHWRSHTDIPEESPSLSHIELTRDPERITPQDVDRYPSHSEICQAIKTQSIGPHSASSSTSPTVWFSSRLSELDAQLAALQNIADYLEMDFSNSRMLVNTIEKLTPVFAPDVKTTTAVKKTVRLTVPHQAWLPGLETSTEHAFEEEEENQEEECALQNDSTSYSHNAGPSYLHTPPKMKDQLTEASGISPVWAEENLGQTGLSDTAEILDELVREGYISLTDLDLSNSQTAHLSSRLEEQQISWMSQKRVLPEDERRELRIWMRRKHRERLAVYQKHRESLREREHKPFTTSGTVKSANKNQAAIWKTRKDKEKLMLLEKYNQRTREAYSLASDFPTSPPTLRNSSHTEGSPVPLTTRPISAPPSGSTHSVSANDKRSLKSGQAQPHLRPWTAEMQGRSSEDYYTRLGLHRPVTSLPRDRMSQVTRRGMLSHTKSHTKLHTASQSEEGHLGHQRKTGPNKGPLRGTAVGRGILREQTRMEEREEVNLWEPTSKLNRLLGPEESNIVLAGMLDEQDDGARAGVSAMDWLDNLSESASSSLSKIDWAAIERMVAAEDA, from the exons ATGGAGCTAACGTTGGACGTTGTTTTGTCATCCAGCATCAAACGGAAGAAACCATGGCCGCGATTCTGTTGGCTTGGGAAG GAGAAGGAGTCTGTGTTCCTGTTAGATGACAAACGGATCAGTGAGATCAACATGGTGTCTGGTCGAACCAAGAAGAGGACTCCTAAACTCCATCCTTTGCTCAACAGTGTGGTGACAATGGCTTCATCCAACAATG GTATGtggctttgtggacttttggtCTCAGGAGAGCTGTTTCTGTGGAACAGGGATAAAGACTTGTTGAAGACTGCTGCAGCAGTCCCAGAAGTAGTTCAAATAACTACTGCCGTTCAag GGAACGCCAGTCGACTGTCACTCCATGTTTCAGGGGATGGGATGCGTGTGCTCCTGGTAGCCATTACAGGGCAAGTGTTCCTGTGGGAGTGTATAGATGTCAGGGATTTGACAGGGGTACGAGATGGCATAGTCGAGGGACACTGGGCACATATACAGCCCGTTGAAGACTCCATTCTGCCTTCTTCAAAAGACAAAGAAGCATCCCATCACACCATCTTCGCCAAGACAGAG TGTATGGGTGATGCCTGCTTATCAGCCTTTGTTTTCACATCTGGGAAGAAGTTAATCATCACTTTCCTGAAAATCCAATGGGAAGATGGCCATGTGAAAGTGGG TTCTGTGGGATACAGCATACAGTGGGCCACCAAGACATACCCCATGTCTCGTCTCAAGCCGCCTTGCCAACCAGTGAAGTCCAGAGGGGCCTTGGTACCAGCTTTCTCTCCAGATGGCCGCCTAATAGCCATCGTGCTGAACCAGAGACAGCCTAAG GCTACACAGGTCCTCTTTGTGAGCACACAGAATTTTGTCTCCATATCAAGTGGCCTCGGAGGATGTGGAAGTAAGAAAATAGAGATCCCCTCTAAATACATAAG GTCCTACTGGGTGAGCAGTGTGAGCTGGTCACCAGGCGGTCTCTTCCTGGCCTGTGTCCTGAAGAGAGGCTCCCTTCTTATGTTAGCTCGCCTTGGGGGGCTTCTCACTCTAACAAGCTGCGGTTGCAATGTTGACTTTGGGCCTGCACACTTCCTTCCCCTGCACCCTCTTGTCACTTACCG GGCGCCAATGTCTGCAGATAAAGAGGCAGCCTCTTTGTCCAGCTCCAGCTTGTCTGTGCAGGATGTCCTGAGGCAGCGGTATTCTGTGACCTGGCATCCACGGCTGATGTATCTCATTGTGTCTGATGGCTACATGGCCACAGTTATGAGGGTGCTAGATAGGCCTTCTCCTGCCCTGTTGCTGACAACACTTCTAAAGGACACAAGCATGGACCTTGAGAAGGCCAGTCGGATACTGGATAAATCACAG ATTCATGTGAGGGCATGGTTGGAATCCCTATCTTGCCTGAATCTTGACAGCAGCCTTGTTACACGTGGGCCCAACACCGCAGACTCTGTCATTTCAGCAGCCACAGATGGATCCACTTTGCCACTTTTCCTGCAGGATCAGGGGACACTGGGTGGTACCAAGGAGCTTCTTGAAAAAGTACAG ACTTTCTTTGAGGATGACTCTGATGTAGATGGGCCGCCTGCTGGTTCTCATGTTGAGGATGGCGGCCGTCTGGAGTTTGCCTCAATGTTTGACACACTCCACGCCCTggacacacagactgacactgGACTTACTAGTCCAGGGTATGAAAAGGACTTTGTTGAAACAGAGAGGAAGACTCCTTTTCTTCATTGTGAACTTGGAAAAATCCAGACTAAGCTGTTAACAGCTTGGGCTTTTGGCATGTCTCTAGGAAATGCTGTGGAAAACAGAACTCGTCTGCTGAAGCATACCCTCTACTGTGTGGTGCGATTTGCTGCTTTACTCCATTTGATCCCCCGCTCCGAGGTCCACACAGGGAAAAAGAATACATCGGTTTCTACTTACCTTCTGCAACTTCTCAAAGcccttttgtcttttcttcccTGGGATAGCAGTCACTCAGATGGGTCTTGCTGCCTTGGGCTGGTGGTAGAGCTCAGTAAACGGCTGATACGTCTCCTGCTGACCCCTCACCCTGAGTCCTACCAGACTGGTCACTGTCAGTTATCATCTCGTAGTCTATCCACAGTCCTGCTTATCCTGGAGCTGTTCTCTGATTCTCTTGATCACACCTACAGCCTGCATCAAAGAACTGTCTGGTCCTCTGCAGAGAAGGAATCTCTTTCCCAGCCACAACAGCTCTGGCCTTCCGATGCACATTATGTGCCTCTGTTACAGGATGAGAAGGAAGAGAAATCCAGTTTTGTACATCAGGCACGACCTGTTCCCCAGCGACCATCCAGCAG ATTGTTGGGAGTGTGGCAGTGGGTCTACAAGGTCACCCAGCAGTATATGGAGGAACTGAAAAGCTTTAAAGGCTGTGATGGCTGGGAGGAGGAACAGCAACAGGTGTCTTTCATCATGTCCCAGATTCAAACAGCTCTGCAGGCTACAGGAGACAGGCTAGAGGAGGGGCCTGCACTGCTGAGTTACCCAG GTGaacatttttttctgtgtggctcATACCCAAAAAGTGCCGATACATGGCGGTCACAAATTTGTGAGGAGAGTAACAAAA GCTGTGATCGTAGTGTCTTCAAGGAGACACGGCTTTGTCTGGCACTCCTATACAGTCTGTTTTCCCAGTACCGTCTGAGAGAAGCCCAGGAGTTGGGGGACCACATGGCCCGCCTGATTCTGTACAGGGCTGGACACCAGGAGGACAACATGACCTGCATAACAG AGCCTCTTCCCTGCCCGTGGCTGCCGATGGACCTTCACAGTGACGTAGCTTGTGCTGTGGTTCAGACCCTGGGGAGATTcatggcctcttatttcaccaACCAACCCCTCTACATCCTGCCCCCCCACCATGTGGCCGTCCTGCCTCCACTACATCTACCTCATG CTGCTAGTGTTGGGCGCTTGGTGCCACTGTGCCAGGTGGAAGTGGCTAGAGCAGTGCGACAACAGCAACTGTCAGAAGTATGGACAGTAGATTACGCTCAGGACCTGCTTCTGCTAGGGGGTCTGCTTCCTGAGACTGTGTGGTTGGCTTATCATCTTGGTGACTGGAAGACAGCGGCCTCTCTGAGCCTGGCCTATACCAATTACTGCGCTGACCACTTTGACTTCAGTTG GCTCAGGAGGAGAGAGTTCCACCTCCCAACAGCTTTAAAACCAGAAAGCATTTTTCAGGTTGAGTTGGAGTGTCTTCTTGGCAATAAGTCTGACTCCCAAGAGCGCAGACATAACAATGGTGACAAGAGTTTTACAG ACCCTTCGGAAGGAGAAGACTGGGACTTGTTACAGGTTTCTATACAGGACATTCTGAAGGCTTCAGTCATGGCTGGAGTAAATGTTATGTCTTCACCCTTGTCTTCCTCGCTGGACACAGCCAAAGACCTGTGTTCTTGCCTGCCTCTGTTGGTGCCCAGTGGACTGTATCTGCCTTCCCCACCTCTGTATTGCCCTCAGCCTTCCCCCAACACACAG GACCCAATAGGGACAATAGGGCAGTTTGCAGAAGTTGCATCACGCCACAAAGTGTCTGGAGTTCTCCAAAGATTACTGTTacttctgagatctgcacgttGTTGCCATCCTGCTGCCCAGTGGTACATCAGCCATCTGCGCCGTGCCAGACACGTACTACACAAG ATCAGGAAGAAGTACTCCTATCTATCAGCTGCTGAAGAAGAAAAGACTTTCCCAGAGGGCCTGATGAAGTTCGTCACCCGTAGTGGATTCTTCAGACAGGGGCCTAATAAAGACGGTCACCTGGACCCTGATACCATTCAAACTATTA TCTGTTTCAGGGAGCTGTGTGGTTTGTGCTGGATGCTTCATGTTAGGGACCAGCTCTCCATTTCCTGCAGGAAGTATCAGGCCGCCAGACAGCATTGTAGAGATGAAGAG ATCCCTGTTGGTTCAGAAGTGAGATCTACCTGTGTTGATGCTCTCCGCTGGGCCTGTCGGTTCCTGCCTTTCTCTTGTTTCCTTAATGCGGAGGAGATCCTCCAGGACATACTGCTCAGCCTTGTGTCTGaacttcctcctctctctctg GTGGCAGACGCGCTGGTACGAGCCTTCCCAGAGGAGGAAGAGTCTGTCAGAGTCCCTCTGAGAGAGAAGTACAACTCACTGCTGCAGAGACTGAGGCAATGCAATGTCCTTG AGGGGGAAAAACAGGAGATCAACGAGttgatgatgattgtgattcAAGACAAATTCAGGCAGAGGAGAAAACATCTTGGGCGTTTGACGAGGCACCTGGCCCCCCCTGAGCTCCATCTGTGGGAgaaaaaggaggaagaggaggacaggGGAAGCAAACATGGGATGGCCGTGTTACGACAACTCTCACTGGGCACAAGTTTGAGCTCCAGCACCTTAACTGACTGTGGCTTCCCCCCAGTTTACAGTGATGGAGACACAGTGGATAATACATCTGAAGATATCGCTCCTGAAATGCATAGCAGGGCAACAACAAG GggcaaaaaagcaaaaaaggtAAGAGACAGAGAACATGCAAAGAAGACGGCTACTAAGATTGAAAGCGTCATTCAGGAGCAGAGTCAGCCAGGGAATGCCAAGGAGAATGAGCAGCCCTCCCTTCCAGTGGTTGGCACCTGGGAGTTTGAGCTTGAAGATGATGAGTATCTAAATTTCCTGGAGCTCTTCCTCAGCTACGTGTTAGAGAAGGATAGTGCTGATGGAAGGGACTCAGACAGTGAACTACCTTTGTTGAAGTGCTTCTCCTCCCAGCTGCGGGAGAGAGAGTTGCATTCTCTCACCTTTGATGTGCTCACAACGGTTCATCGCCGTCAAAGAGATGTGCACCATCCAGCGAGAAAACACTTGGGCCATGATCCTCCAGTGTTCAGAGCCGGCTGCTGCTACAAGCCAGTGAAAAAGGATGCAACACCCGATCTGCAAACCTCCTCCGTCTGGAGTGAAGCTCCTGTATCCAGAACTAGCCTTTCTGTCACCTCTCTTCCTGGCATGAGAACTGGCAGGCCAAAAGGTTTGTTTGGTCTCAGACAGCAGAGGCATTTAAGGCAAGGGATGAAGGGAGGGCTCTTTGGTTCTGAAACTAGCCCTATTCAAAGTGCCTTTCCCACGGGGCAGCCTTCAGAGAGCGTGATATTTGGCTCCTCAACTTCTGTGGAGGCAGTGATTGAACTGCAGCAGGGTTTGGACCCTAAACTAGAGGCTCGGTTTCCAGagctgggcaggctgctggagTGGATGGTACGCTGGGCTGATAGGAGGTTGCTACTAGGACATCATggcaaaaagaagaaagagaggggaggaggggatggAGGAACAGCTGATGAAGGAGTAGTGATCCGTGTCAAAGCCTCAGCGCCTGCTGTCCTCACTTCTCTCAGCTTGCTTGAGCACAGGTACACTGCTCTACTTGGGACTGACTGCTACAGTGCCCACATCCGAGTTCCAGAAACCCAATGGACTGTAGCTCCTGTGCTGCAACCTGAGGTGGATAGgaagctggagagagagagcagtgttGATACAGGCTACCCGGGATCAGCCAACACTCCCATCACTGGTCTTTATCACAATCTACAGCGAGGAGAACTGTCAAT TGGTTCTCACACAGATGAACCAGAAGAACTGACATTCCACAGGACACCTCTCCCTAATGACCAGGATCAACTGACCTTTGATGCTCAGCAGAGACAATCCAGTTCACAACAACCATCTCTCGATGACTTAGATGTTACACCTGAAAAAGAAG GCAAAAGCAGTGACAGTGAGGGCATGGAAGTGTCGTCCTCTGTTTCCAATAGGACCATCTCTGGAAGCATCTGCACGCCTGAAATG AGTTTAAAGCTTGCAGACCTGGAATTCTCAGAAAATGCTGAAGACTTGTCCAGCTCCACCTCTCT CCACAGTCAAGCTAAAAGACTGCAAGACCCCCCACACCCAGAGCCCCAAGCTCATCCTACTGTCCAGCCTGAGGCAGCGGCCCATGCAGAGCCTTCTGGTTCACCTGGAATGCTGCTCCCCAACACACCTGTGGATCCTCCAAGCCTCCAGCCACAAAGATCCACAGCTGATGCACCCACTGCGGATTCTACAGCTCCCCATCAGCCGCTATCCAATCAGACTCCACAAATGCGACAGCGTCTGGGTGAAGACTTATTCAGATTGGTTCAG AATATCAACTACATGAGCCTGATGGAGGTTTTGGGAGCTTCATTTTCTAACCTGCAACTTGCCCAGCAGAGCTCTTCTTTGGCCCAGTCTAACATGAACACCTCACACCCTGATGTGCCATCATCTTATGCTACCAATTTCATCCCTCAACCAGACGCCTCACCTGTGCAAACCACCATTTCTGTGCCACCTCAGACACAAGCACGTGTGCTAGATCCAAGATCCAACAACCCTCAGTTCAGTCAGGCCCCTGTATGCATGTTTGCAGACCAGCCTGCCACCCAGAGCTCAGGGAAAACCTCTCCAAGAGGCAGCCAGCATCCCACCATCAGGAATCTACCCTCCAATGCTAATGGTGCAGGTGTAAATTATCAG GAAATGCAGCCACTCTCTGTCCAGGCAGTGTCACCAGAAATCCAGTTTCAGGAGAGCAGGAGGTTAATCCCACCCTCACAGGGGCTTCTGGCTACTACTGGCACCAGTCATGCTTTTCACGGTTCCCCGGTGTTACTGCCTTCTAATGATAGCATACATAGTGCTCCTGCTCCCCAGGTCTTGGGCTTGAAATTACTTCAGCTTCATCGTCCTCCATTATCCCAGCAGAATGCCCCACACCATCCTCAAGGCCCCCAGCTGCTTCACACTACAACCTCTGCAACTATAGAAACGCAGCAGCACAAGGTTAAAAACCATGACCAATCCACCTCCATTCCAAAAAGACAACTCAGTTTTAATCCTCCACACGATCCGACTCCCAGGAACTCTCAACACAAGAGTCAGACATCGGAAAGATCTAGGGGGCAAGGGTTCTCCCTACTTCCTCCTGCTTTACCAGCTCATACATCTGCACCAATGCCGGGCATTCGTCTACTGCACTTTCAGCCTGTTCCACACAGTAACACCACGTTCCCCAAACTACCCTTACCACCTTCCTCCAGGCCCGCTACTGTTATTGCAGCTCCGTGGGGAGCCGCACCTATGATCAAGCTTCTACATATAGAATCTGGACCAAAAATG ATGGTTCCCGAGGCAGCACCTTCAGCCCAAATGACCCGTCTCATGTCCATGGAGGAGTTAACAAGTTCAGTGATTGGGAGGCAGATTGCTAAAGAGGCTCGACTGCGATTGCTCAGAGTAGACCCACCTCCTGAAAGCGCTAGAAGAGCTACCACTTTTGCGAGCTCTAACTCCAGCAAGAG gcagaagaggagagaggagaacatGGGGAGGACAAAAAAAGCAGAGGTCACATTCAGACCAAATGAGTCTATCATCCCTACGCAAGAG CCAACAAATGAGCCTGTAAATGAAGAGCCTGCAGCTCCTGAAGAGATCACCCCTGGACAAGATGTTGCCAATTTTGCTCAATTTG GGTCCTTTGACTCTTTGCTGACTGGTCAGAGATTATTGGACAGGGCCGTGTCCACTTCAGCTGAGCTCCATGCCTTTGCTTCCACATGTAAAAGACCCCCAGAGTGCCATGATGCTTTCaccaacacagacacag CTTGTCCTCCCACACTTGTGGATAAAGCTGTGTCTGCCTCTGTGACTTTGAGTAGCCCTAGAT CACAAAGTTCAGGGAATCTGCAGTTTTGCGACAAACACCTTGCTCAAGGAACAGAGGAGACCCCACAGGAGCCAGAGAAGAATTTG GGTCTGGATGGCCGCCAGTTCATAAGTGTCTTGGATCTAGAAGACAAAGACCTGCATCAGGACTTGCCACCCTGTCTTTCCATCCGCCCTTCTTCACCTACTTCTGCTCAGCTTCATGTACTTGCGACTTCTGTTATTAGGAGTGGTGATGCTGCGGATTCACAACCCTTAGTCACAATTCCAGAGGATCTCCACTGGAGATCTCACACAG ATATCCCTGAGGAGTCGCCATCCCTCAGCCACATTGAGCTCACTAGGGATCCAGAGAGAATCACTCCACAAGACGTGGACAGATATCCATCTCACTCTGAAATCTGTCAAGCCATAAAGACCCAGAGCATTGGACCTCACAGTGCCTCATCCTCCACATCTCCTACAGTGTGGTTCTCCTCCCGCCTGTCAGAGCTGGATGCTCAGTTGGCTGCTCTACAGAACATTGCAGACTATCTGGAGATGGACTTTTCCAACTCCAGGATG CTGGTGAACACTATTGAAAAGCTCACACCAGTTTTTGCTCCTGATGTAAAGACTACCAcagcagtaaaaaaaactgtcagaCTGACTGTCCCACACCAAG CATGGCTACCGGGACTGGAAACTTCAACTGAACATGCCtttgaagaggaagaagagaatcAGGAAGAAGAATGTGCCCTTCAAAATGACTCCACTTCTTACAGTCACAATGCTGGTCCTTCCTACCTTCACACCCCTCCAA AAATGAAAGATCAGCTGACTGAAGCATCTGGAATATCTCCTGT ATGGGCAGAGGAGAATCTGGGTCAGACTGGGTTATCCGATACAGCAGAAATCTTAGACGAGTTGGTGAGGGAAGGGTATATATCCCTGACTGACCTGGATCTCTCCAATTCACAGACTGCACACCTTAGCAG CAGGCTGGAAGAGCAACAAATTAGCTGGATGTCACAGAAACGTGTTCTTCCAGAGGATGAGAGGAGAGAGCTGAGGATCTGGATGAGAAGGAAACACAGGGAAAGACTGGCTGTTTatcaaaaacacagagagagccTGAGGGAGAGGGAGCACAAACCTTTTACTACCTCCGGAACAGTG AAATCAGCAAACAAGAATCAAGCAGCCATTTGGAAAACCAGAAAGGATAAAGAAAA GTTAATGCTACTGGAGAAATACAACCAGAGGACCCGGGAAGCCTATTCTTTGGCCAGTGACTTTCCCACCAGTCCCCCAACACTACGCAATTCTTCACACACTGAAGGTTCACCAGTGCCCTTAACTACACGACCCATCTCTGCTCCACCCTCTGGTAGCACTCACAG TGTATCTGCCAATGATAAAAGAAGTCTTAAGTCAGGACAAGCTCAACCCCACCTTCGTCCATGGACTGCTGAGATGCAGGGACGGTCTTCAGAGGATTACTACACGAGACTGGGACTACATAGACCAG TTACTTCTCTGCCAAGGGACCGTATGTCTCAGGTGACCAGACGTGGcatgctctcacacacaaagaGCCACACTAAACTGCACACAGCCAGCCAGAGTGAGGAAGGGCACCTCGGACACCAGAGAAAGACGGGGCCAAACAAAGGTCCTTTAAGAGGGACTGCTGTAGGGAGAGGGATCCTGAGGGAGCAGACGaggatggaagagagagaagaggtgaaCCTTTGGGAGCCCACTTCAAAATTAAATAGGCTGCTGGGACCAGAGGAGTCTAACATA GTTTTGGCTGGAATGTTGGATGAGCAGGATGATGGTGCCAGAGCTGGTGTGTCAGCAATGGACTGGCTGGACAACCTTTCTGAGAGCGCCAGCAGCAGCCTCAGCAAAATAGACTGGGCAGCTATTGAGAGGATGGTGGCTGCAGAGGACGCTTGA